Below is a window of Synechococcus sp. PCC 7335 DNA.
ACCGATACCCTGAAAGCCGATCTGGAGCGACTGCGATTCTATGTGAATTCTGGCGACATAGAACAGAGCACCTCTACGGCGAATAATATCGCAACGCAATTAGAAAAGCTGCCACCAAGCCGAACAGCCGTCTATGCCACAGTGAATTTAAGTGCAAGCCTAGCTAGAGAAGAGGCTTTAGGGCGATCGCTGCCGATCACGCAGCATAATCAACTCTTAGCAAAGGCTGTAAGAGCAGCTAGAGCGCTTAACGATCCGCAGGCTGAAGCCCACGCCTTGAACCAGTGGGGCGCGCTATATACCCTCACCGAACAGTGGTCAGAAGCGCTGACCCTCACCGAACAGTCACTGGTGATCGCCCGTTCCATTCAAGCCGATGATATTGCCTCGCAGTCTGCTTGGCAGCTTGGCCGCATTCACAAGCAGCAAAACAACACGGCTGAGGCAATCACCGCCTACAGCGAGGCCGTCGATAGTTTGCAGTCATTGCGCAGCGACTTAGTGGCTATTGATCCGGCTGTTCAATTCTCTTTTCGAGAAAACACAGAGCCAATATATCGAGAACTTGTGAGCTTGTTGCTAGAAACAGGCAGCTCTGGCAACAAACGTGCGGCGCAACCGAGCCAAAAGAACTTAGCCCAGGCCCGGGAGGTGATTGAAGCCCTACAATTAGCAGAGCTGGATGATTTTTTCAAGGAAGCCTGCATTGATATTGCCTCTCAACAAATCGATCAGGTCGATACACAAGCCACCATTGTCTATCCCATTATCTTGCCAGATCGTCTGGCTGTCATTACCTCTAGCCCTGGTCAACCCCTGGCATACCATGCCGCACCAGTGAGCGCCGATACAGTAGAAGATACTCTGCGCGAGCTGCTCGGTGTCATTCACCCAGCTGCCGACAATGCGCGCCGCCTAGCGCTCTCACAACAGGTTTACGACTGGCTAATCAGGCCCGCCGAAGAACGCCAGATGACGACTACAACCGAAACAGTGGTGTTTGTCTTAGACGGGCTGCTGCGTAACGTCCCGATGGCTGCGCTGCATGATGGCGAACAGTACCTGATTGAAAAGTACGCCGTTGCACTTTCTGCGGGCCTACAGCTGATGAGTGCCCAATCGCTTGATGAGATTGACGCTAATGCGATCGCTGGTGGGATTAGTGAAGCGCGAAACGGTTTAAGCGCTTTACCTGCAGTAGAAACAGAACTCGCTGATATTGACAAGCTGATTCCCACCGACACGCTTCTAAATGAAGCATTTACCAGCACTGCCCTAGCTAGTAATATCAAAAACAGCACAGCTAATATTGTGCATCTAGCAACCCACGGTCAGTTCAGTTCTCGATTGGAAGATACCTTTCTTTCTACGTGGGAAGGACGCTTGAATGTGCAAGAACTCTCCGAGATTCTACAGAGCCGAGGGCAGTTGGATCCAATTGAGCTGCTGGTGCTGAGTGCTTGTGATACGGCGTTAGGAGACGACCGAGCCGTGCTAGGGTTGGCAGGCTTAGCAGTTAAATCTGGAGCAAGATCGACAGTGGCCACCCTCTGGCCAGTCAAGGATCAAGCCGCCGCTATGCTTATGCAAGCCTTGTACGAAAGCATTAGTACATCAGAAATAACCAAAGCAGAAGCGCTAAGGCAAGCGCAGCTAACGCTGATAGCAGATCCGAGCTACAGCGATCCGTTCTTTTGGTCGGCATACACTCTGGTGGGGAATTGGCGCTAGCCTGTAATGACCGTAATTACCGTCTGTACTCTATGTAAGGTTTAATACAAAGTTCCGCGAAAGTACGCCTCACGGTTCAAAGGAGAATTCTTTAGGCTAGCAATTGTATATAGCAAAGTAAGGATGCATTCTTACTTTGTAGGAAGAGTTGCCTGTTGCTCTATGATAGTTTTAGCCGATGAGAATGTCTCAAGCAACTCTTTGAAAGCTATAGCAATGGCCAGATGCATACTCTGCAAGAAGGCAAAGCCTACGGTCATTGCTGACCACTTAGCTCTTCATGCCTCAAGGGTTTAGCCCTAGAAAATGTGTAGAGCCAAGTCGCGAACGCTATATAGTTCGAGAGTTGACGGCACTAGCTATCGGAACAACAGAAATAGACATGAAACATTGGTTCTTAGGAGCTATCAGAGCTGCTGTACTTGTGATTGCCACAGCCTGGGTACGGATGGACGTTGCCAATGCGATTCCATTTACTCCCCCAGCTGATAATTCGGCCCCTCGTTCGGCAACCGGAGGCGCTTCGAGAGGTAGCTTCTTTACTCCGCCAGCTGATAACTCGGCCCCTCGTTCGGCAACCGGAGGCGCCTCTCGCGACAACTTCTTCACTCCCCCCACAGGTAGCAGTGCGCCGCGAGATACCGCAAGCGGAGCCTCTCGCGGAGACTTTCTTATGCTCCCGCCTGAGGCCACCTCCCCAGGGTCAGCCGAAGCAGCCCCTCAAGGGTTGCCTATAGGGCAAAATGAGGCAGGCGCTACAAGCAGCAGTAACGCGAGCAGCAACCTCGGTGGGGTAATACCAACTACCATTGCATCACCGACCGCCGAGTCCATGCTGGCGGTAGTGCCTAGTAGTTTCTATGGCACTACCTTAGAAGCAAGGCCGACTATTCTGGTCTACGTACCAGCTTCTGATACCGATACCGCCGTCTTTAGCTTGAAAAACGAAGCTAAGCATACGATCTATCAAATGACCCTAGCGGTGCCAAAGCGCGGCGGTGTAGTGGCCGTGGAAATGCCAGATGAAGCACCTGAACTTGTGGTTTCAGAAAACTATCAATGGTATGTAGCCTTGCATGTGGAGGGCGAGCTAACCCCGGGTAGTCCCTTTGTGGATGGTTGGATAAAGCGGATTGAGCCTAGTGCTGAACTGATGCTAGCGTTGGCCCATGGTGAGGGCTTATCGAACGTTAAAACGTTAGCGCAAAATGGTGTCTGGTATGACACTGTCGCGCAACTCGCTCGTTTACAGGGCGGTGCCCAAGATAATCAGGCGATCGCCAATCACTGGTATGAGCTTCTCGAATCAGTTGGGCTAGCAGATATTGCGACTGAGCCAATTGTGATATCGCTAGACCAGCGCTAATTAATATTCAAACTTGACCTAAAAGACGGATGGTAGCTAGCACTGTCCGTCTTTTGTCGTGCCGTCTTTTGTCGTGCTAGGTGTGTGAAACCGGGAATGCTATCAATACGCTAGTTTCCACCATCTATTCATTGCCATCTATCCATAGATCTTTAAACAATGTGGTCAAAAATTCGAGCTTTCGTACACCGCACCCGCAGTGTTTATGTGGTGGCCACTACGGTTGCTTTTGCAGTGATTGCTGGCGATGCGCTGTCTCTTTTTAGCACTGTGGAATGGGAAATCAGAGATAGCTTCTTCCGGTTTCGCCCGGTTGAGAGCGTTGATCCAAACATCGTAGTTGTCACCATTGATGAGCAAGATATTCAAGCGGCTGGAGACTGGCCAGTTCCCGATGCTTTGTTAGCCGAGCTGCTACAAAAGATAAACCAACATTCCCCTCGTGCCGTTGGCTTAGATATCTACCGAGATTTACCTGAAGACCCCGGCCATGAGGCGCTCGTCAACACTTTTCAGTCAATGCCTAACCTAATTGGGGTTGAAAAGATCTTTGGCAATCGGGTTAATCCGCCGCCTGCACTTGAAGAACGAGATCAAGTCGGGCTAGCCGATTTAGTGTTAGATGGCGATCGCAAAATCCGTCGGGCCTTACTCACCGGTACCGATGACCAAGAAGATAGCCAGATCAAGGCTGGGTTGGCTACGCGGGTTGCGCTGAAGTATCTGGAGACAGAAGGAATTGAGCTGACACCAGTAGATACCGAGCGGCAACAGTTTCTGCTGGGTAAAGCTTCCTTTCTTCCGCTACGGCCAAACGAAGCAGGCTATTCAAAGCAAACCTTAGGGGGTTATCAGATACTGATGAACTGGCGGGGTCGAGCGGATGCTTTTATCACCGTCTCGATGGCTGACGTACTCAGCAACCAAGTAGAGCCCGATGTTATGCAAGACCGCATGGTTTTCATTGGCAGCACAGCCACAAGCATAAACGATCTTTTTGAGACACCCTACAACAGCTTACACAACTCCGATCAAGGGGTTATGGCAGGTGTGTTTATTCACGCTAACATTGCCAGTCAATTAACCCAAAGCGCGCTGACTGGTCGTCGAGGGATATCCGGATTATCCAGACTACAGCAGGCGGTTGGGATATTGATATGGTCTTTGCTGGGCGCTCTCAGCAGCTGGACTATCTCTTCCAAGCAGCGCTCCCAACAGCAGTACCATTTTCATAGAAATGTTTTGCTCAATGCCTTGCTCACAGTTTTCTGTATGAGCGGTTTGTTATTCGGCGGGGCTTATCTAGCGTTTCTACAGGGATGGCTCCTACCGGTTGCGGCTCCGTTTTTAGCTTTTTTGATGAGTGGCGTAATTACCACAAATGTTTACCGACAGCAGGCACTTCAAGCAACAAATAGTGAGCTGCAGCTCGCCTTAGATGAATTGCAACAGTCCAAACTACAGCTAGTGCAAAATGAAAAAATGTCTGCTCTAGGAAATTTGGTCGCGGGTGTTGCCCACGAAATCAACAACCCGATTGGTTTTCTAAGTGGTAGTATTTCGAATGCTGAAGGCTATTTTCAAGATCTAAAAGAGCATATAGAGGTCTATCAGACAGAATACTCTCAGCCGACTGAGAAGGTACAAGACCATGCTGAAGAGATTGACTTGGACTATATCTATACGGACTTTCCGAAGTTATTGGGTTCGATGGAAGATGCGATGGATCGAATTATCGCTATCAGCAAGAGCTTACGAAGCTTTTCTCGGGCAGATACTAAAGATAAAGTCAGTGCAGATTTGCATGAAGGACTCGATAGTACGCTACTTATCTTGAAGTATCGCCTTAAGGCGAATGAGCAGCGCCCTGCGATTGAAGTTGTCAAAGACTATGGCGACTTACCTCTTGTTGACTGTTTTTTAGGTCAGCTTAATCAGGTGTTTATGAATCTTTTAGCGAACGCGATTGATATCTTTGACGAGGCTGCTCAACAACTATCCTTCGAAGCGCTGAAAGAGCGATCGCAGACGATTACGATAAAAACAGCGTTACGCGCTGAGAGGAATGCAGTAGAGATTTGCATCGGCGACAATGGTAAAGGGATGTCGGAAGCGGTCAAAGAAAAAATATTTGACCACTTGTTTACGACCAAAGCAGTTGGGAAGGGAACAGGTCTTGGTCTTTCTATCGCTCGACAAATCGTTACCGAAGCCCACGGCGGCAACTTGTCTGTGCAGTCTGAGCTTGGTAAGGGAACCGAATTTACAATTCAGCTACCCCTTTAGCCTGAGCCCAAACGATACTGAAAATAGAAGAAAAGACACCACTAGAACAGATTATCTAGAACAGGTCATACTGAAGTAAGAAGTAGATGCTACTATCTCGCAGGCTATCGTTAGTGCTATCAAAATCGATCAAAGGCAAGCTCTAGTCTAACCGAGCAGAAAGACTGTTACCCCACTGTCAAATGAGACCAACGCTTCCTCCAGCCAGTACATTGTTTCCCTCGTTCACTCTAGCCGCCGCGTATTCTTTTTGCCAATGATATGGGTGGCCTCAAACGTCATCAACTGCCTTAGTCTGGCTATCGAGGAACTCGAGCCGTGTAGTCTGAACGTTCTCAACGGCTTTGGTTTGGTTGTTGAGGAACTCAAGACGAGCATCCTGAATGTTATCGACTGCCTTAGTCTGGGTATCGAGCTGCTCTATACGACGTTGTTGAAGCGAGGCAGGAATACTTTCAGCCGCGTTAGCAACTGGTGCGAAAGTGAGGGTAGCCGTGGACAGAGCGAGCAGCGGTTCGTTGATTGGTCGAGACGTTGCGAGGGCAGTGTGTATCTGTGTGGATGTGCGGCCTAAACCAGCGTTGCGACTTTCTCAGCCTTTTCTGTTTCCTGGGCAGCATTGAACCGCATAGCGTAGGCTGCAACCTCTATCAGCTCTGGCGCGATTTGCACCCCCTTAGCGTCTCGCAACCAGATCAGCACCTCTCCAAAGTGCCATATGTCTCGCTTGCCTTGGTAAGTAGGAACGGGGGCGCTAGCATCTAACAGATGTTGTCTGATGTTTTACCGAGAGCATTCGAGGATTGCCGCAATATCAGAAATACCGACTAGATTTGGCCCTGCGCCAATTAACCGCGCACCTGGAATAGCACTCTCAGCGTCTCGGATTAACTGTCAGCCCTGAGTAGCCAAAATATAGCATCGGCCAGCTGACTGCTAGGCTGGGGGCGATCAGCTCATCCTTACCAATCGCTCATGGATTGCCCACACTGCCCATCGACTCGTGTCTCACCACTCCAGCGGAAAACCCATCTAGGCTATACCATGTTTCGGTGCAAGCAGTGTCGCCGGACTTTCAATGAGCGCACGGATAGCCCCTTCAATTTTATCGAAGTTCCCACCGATATTATCTTTCAGGTGTTGCTCTGCCGCGTCCGCTATAAGCTCAGCTATCGGGATGTAGCCGAGTTCTTTCTGCTGAGAGGCTTCCAATTCACCCATGAAACAGTGCGGTTTTGGGAGGAACGGTTTTTGCCTTATTTTACCGACCAAATACGGACAAAGCGAAAGGGTAAAGTCGGTAAGATCTGGTTGATTGACGAGACCTATGTTCGAGTAAAAAGAGCGTGGTGCTATCTCTACAGGGGCATTGATGAGGATGGCAACCTGGTAGACGTCCGTCTCAGCAAAACTCGTGATATGGCTGGAACCAAAGCCTTTTTTGCCCAGGCCATCGGCCTTCACGAGGACTCACCCGAGAAGGTAGCCACCGATGGTTGGGCATCCTATCCTCGGGCAATCAAAGAAGAATTGGGCAAGGGCACTGAGCACGAGGTTCGACTCTGCACCGCCAATCCTGTAGAGCAGAGCCATCGGCGAATCAAGCACCGTTATTACCCAACCCTGGGCTTCGGCGAGTTCGATGCGGCCCAGCGGTTCTGCCGAGCGGTAGATGAAGTGGGAAACTTTTTGAGGCCGCAATCGCGCATGACAGAGTTCGTATGTCTCAGTGAGCGTAGGCAAAGATTCGTCAAAGGGATCGAGGAATTAGAAGCGTTATTCAAGGCTGCTTAGGCCAGATTGAAGAGGGGGCGATGGCGCAGCCCGCTGTAGGCGATCGCAGCAATGCCAATTTGACTATATTTGGCTACCCAGTTCTGACATTTTCACCTTGGTTATGCCAGGCGGAAGAATAGCCAGGGTCTATTTCTAGGGCTTTGTTCAGATTGTCGAGCGCCTCTTTATATCGTCCTAGTACGATTAGTAGGTGGCCTCTGTTATTCCAGGCCATAATATTATTGGAATCAATTTCTAAGGCGGTATCAAGAGAAACAAGCGCTTCTGAATTTGTCAGGACTGAGTAGCCACAATTCACCTGCTCATCAGTAGTGTGATCGCACCTACCCCTATTTCTGTTTAGGAAGCTTGGAACAGATCTTCCAATTCTTCAACTCCCTTCAGTAACTGCGCTCTGCGATCGCCAAGGCACACGAATTCTGCCATTCGGCTACGAGGCCTCAGGAAGTTGCCAACTTCATCGACTGCTCTGCAAAATCTCTGCGCAGCCTCAAACTCACCGAACCCCAGGGTTGGATAATAGCGGCGTTTGATGCGCCGATGACTTTGTTCAACTGGATTGGCTGTGCAGGGGCGGACTTCATGCTGAACTTTCTCACCTAAGTCTTCTTCAATCGCCCGTGGGTAAGATGCTAAGCCATCGGTCGCGACCTTGTCAGGAGCGTCCTCGTGCAGATCGATGGCTTGAGCAAAGAAGGCTTTGGTGCCAGCCATGTCGCGAGTTTTGCTAAGGCGAACGTCTACCAGATTGCCATCTTCATCAATGCCTCGGTAGAGGTAGCACCACTGCCCACAGACTTTCACGTAAGTCTCGTCAATCATCCATAATTTGCCGACTTTGCCCTTTCGCTTTGTTCTAATCTGCTCTGTAAAATGAGGTAGGAAACGTTCCTCCCAATCCCTTGCAGTTTCGTGGGTAAACTGAAAGCCTCTAAGCAAAAAGAACTCAGCCACATCCCGATAGCTGAGCTTATAGCGGACGCGGCAGAGCAACACCTGGAAGATAATGTCTGTTGGGACTTCCACAAAATTAAATGGC
It encodes the following:
- a CDS encoding IS6 family transposase, which translates into the protein MFRCKRCRRTFNQRTDTPFNFVEVPTDIIFQVLLCRVRYKLSYRDVAEFFLLRGFQFTHETARDWEERFLPHFTEQIRTKRKGKVGKLWMIDETYVKVCGQWCYLYRGIDEDGNLVDVRLSKTRDMAGTKAFFAQAIDLHEDAPDKVATDGLASYPRAIEEDLGEKVQHEVRPCTANPVEQSHRRIKRRYYPTLGFGEFEAAQRFCRAVDEVGNFLRPRSRMAEFVCLGDRRAQLLKGVEELEDLFQAS
- a CDS encoding IS6 family transposase, with amino-acid sequence MFRCKQCRRTFNERTDSPFNFIEVPTDIIFQVLLCRVRYKLSYRDVAEFFLLRGFQFTHETVRFWEERFLPYFTDQIRTKRKGKVGKIWLIDETYVRVKRAWCYLYRGIDEDGNLVDVRLSKTRDMAGTKAFFAQAIGLHEDSPEKVATDGWASYPRAIKEELGKGTEHEVRLCTANPVEQSHRRIKHRYYPTLGFGEFDAAQRFCRAVDEVGNFLRPQSRMTEFVCLSERRQRFVKGIEELEALFKAA
- a CDS encoding CHASE2 domain-containing protein is translated as MWSKIRAFVHRTRSVYVVATTVAFAVIAGDALSLFSTVEWEIRDSFFRFRPVESVDPNIVVVTIDEQDIQAAGDWPVPDALLAELLQKINQHSPRAVGLDIYRDLPEDPGHEALVNTFQSMPNLIGVEKIFGNRVNPPPALEERDQVGLADLVLDGDRKIRRALLTGTDDQEDSQIKAGLATRVALKYLETEGIELTPVDTERQQFLLGKASFLPLRPNEAGYSKQTLGGYQILMNWRGRADAFITVSMADVLSNQVEPDVMQDRMVFIGSTATSINDLFETPYNSLHNSDQGVMAGVFIHANIASQLTQSALTGRRGISGLSRLQQAVGILIWSLLGALSSWTISSKQRSQQQYHFHRNVLLNALLTVFCMSGLLFGGAYLAFLQGWLLPVAAPFLAFLMSGVITTNVYRQQALQATNSELQLALDELQQSKLQLVQNEKMSALGNLVAGVAHEINNPIGFLSGSISNAEGYFQDLKEHIEVYQTEYSQPTEKVQDHAEEIDLDYIYTDFPKLLGSMEDAMDRIIAISKSLRSFSRADTKDKVSADLHEGLDSTLLILKYRLKANEQRPAIEVVKDYGDLPLVDCFLGQLNQVFMNLLANAIDIFDEAAQQLSFEALKERSQTITIKTALRAERNAVEICIGDNGKGMSEAVKEKIFDHLFTTKAVGKGTGLGLSIARQIVTEAHGGNLSVQSELGKGTEFTIQLPL
- a CDS encoding tetratricopeptide repeat protein, whose amino-acid sequence is MNCGYSVLTNSEALVSLDTALEIDSNNIMAWNNRGHLLIVLGRYKEALDNLNKALEIDPGYSSAWHNQGENVRTG
- a CDS encoding DUF928 domain-containing protein, whose amino-acid sequence is MKHWFLGAIRAAVLVIATAWVRMDVANAIPFTPPADNSAPRSATGGASRGSFFTPPADNSAPRSATGGASRDNFFTPPTGSSAPRDTASGASRGDFLMLPPEATSPGSAEAAPQGLPIGQNEAGATSSSNASSNLGGVIPTTIASPTAESMLAVVPSSFYGTTLEARPTILVYVPASDTDTAVFSLKNEAKHTIYQMTLAVPKRGGVVAVEMPDEAPELVVSENYQWYVALHVEGELTPGSPFVDGWIKRIEPSAELMLALAHGEGLSNVKTLAQNGVWYDTVAQLARLQGGAQDNQAIANHWYELLESVGLADIATEPIVISLDQR
- a CDS encoding CHAT domain-containing protein, whose product is MKCNWKYAVTTFLGISLAGSLTSLAKAANQSGIVSAEIMDSAIEISGETRAIASELIETGRQRYTSGQFSGAVEAWQSAVDAARAQDAKTTQMMALSYLSLAYQALGHWDLAEAAVEQSVELLDELSENSKLLESRGEQNAGQGPHPMLQAQVLNTQASLVYHLGQAELALDLWQQSEAFYQQAEDTSGVLGSQLNQAQALQSLGYYRRSRQQLEEITQQLRTLPDSALKANGLRTLGEALRVLGDLEGSRAALFESANIAVAINATNELSATYLSLGKAAADWGDTAAAIAMFERARQAAQNPTDTLKADLERLRFYVNSGDIEQSTSTANNIATQLEKLPPSRTAVYATVNLSASLAREEALGRSLPITQHNQLLAKAVRAARALNDPQAEAHALNQWGALYTLTEQWSEALTLTEQSLVIARSIQADDIASQSAWQLGRIHKQQNNTAEAITAYSEAVDSLQSLRSDLVAIDPAVQFSFRENTEPIYRELVSLLLETGSSGNKRAAQPSQKNLAQAREVIEALQLAELDDFFKEACIDIASQQIDQVDTQATIVYPIILPDRLAVITSSPGQPLAYHAAPVSADTVEDTLRELLGVIHPAADNARRLALSQQVYDWLIRPAEERQMTTTTETVVFVLDGLLRNVPMAALHDGEQYLIEKYAVALSAGLQLMSAQSLDEIDANAIAGGISEARNGLSALPAVETELADIDKLIPTDTLLNEAFTSTALASNIKNSTANIVHLATHGQFSSRLEDTFLSTWEGRLNVQELSEILQSRGQLDPIELLVLSACDTALGDDRAVLGLAGLAVKSGARSTVATLWPVKDQAAAMLMQALYESISTSEITKAEALRQAQLTLIADPSYSDPFFWSAYTLVGNWR